Within the Miscanthus floridulus cultivar M001 chromosome 17, ASM1932011v1, whole genome shotgun sequence genome, the region aaatacattgcgtttactatgtatctaaacatagtatatatctaagtgcaGAGCAAAAATTACATACCAAAAAAATCCTAAATATCTTATAGTttaaatggagggagtattttgcTTTCTCAAGATTTATCAACATGACGAGTTTTAGACTTTTTAGTCCAAAGGGACCTCTCCCTCTTTCTCCACATAATAAAACTATTATATTGATCACAAAGCTTCTTTTCTTGCTCCAATAGTCTACTagtacctttttcttttttggtcACTAATATTTTTCTCGTCTCCCCATAAGTAAAGGAGGAGCTACATCTCTTTGCAATAGCATGGGTCTCACCCAACTATATTTTTTCAACCATCTTTTTTCTACATACATGTGGACCCCATCTTTTATATAGGTATTggtagtgttatcctaaacgctaaacgctaAACAGTTAGTCACCCTTTGTTTAGCGTTCAAATGGTTTAGATGGTGTTTAAATGGTCTAAatggttttacaaaatattaccaaAAATATGAATATTTATTAATGTAAAATCaattattctagcatttatacgtATTTATgcaagtaaaaatcaattattttaatatttatatatatttatgcatgtaaaagGAATCAAATATGCAAATTTATGCGTGTACAAATCAAGTATACATATTTATGAATATAATAAACTtataagtatacaaatttatgcaTGTAAACCCCAATTATATTTACCCGATGTTCACCTAAACAGTTTTTTAAACAATCCTTTAGCCCGTTTAATTATTTACCTCGGTCCCGTTTAAGGCGTTTAGACCGTTCTCCTATTTTTTTTACCATTTAAACGGTCCACCTTAAATTTCTGTTTGCTTCTCTAAACAAAATAGCTCACCATCGTTTATCGTTTATCATCTGTTTAGGATAACATTCGGTATTAGAGGAAATATATTGGGTACTGCTGTATCAACTCTTTCAATACTCATAAAAAGTATTGAGCTAGCCACTACTTCATATTGGGAGAGAGGTTATCGGAAGACGGGTAGATAAGCTCTTACCTTTTTTTACCCAAAAATATAATATAATTATTGAGTAAAATGCACGGTGGGTCCTTAAACTTTTAGCGTGTTCCCATCTAGGTCCTCGAACTAAAAAAGTAACCATCTAAGTCACTAAACTATTGTCGTCACAAACTAATAGTCCAAATCCAATCACGTCAGCACCAACATCTGACGTGGCCATGCCACATAGGCAGCTCCTAGGTCAGACCATCGTGTCAGCCGGCCTGGGCATGCCGCGGCACTCTGCTCGCGTGTCACGAGAAAAAAGGAGGGGCGGGGAGCTCCTCAGAGCCCTGCTCGGCACAGAGCGCCGGCACGCAGGGCGGTACGGAGCAGTGCGGAGTCAACGTCTGCTGCTGCAGAGGAAAGACCGGGGCGCACGCGACAGGGCGGAGCCGAGGCGTGGGGTCACGCGGCGCTCGCGCGAAGAACGGAGACGGCGGTGCCTGCTCCCGTTCGgtgagagaaagaatagagctGTCTGAAGAACAGATGGTCGATCTCCTCCACGTTGGCGTCGTGTGCAGAGATGTGGCTGGCTCCTGGCTTGTTAGCTTGCACGTATCTGCAAGCACACATGCACCTGCATGCATGTAGCTCGACGCACTCCTGCAGTCCTGCGTCGTGGTGATGGCCTGACGGTAGATGGCATGGGCGTTCGTCGATCAGCCGCTGATTGGCGTGCGTGGTTAGCCGGCCGACCTCGCCCTCCTGTGCCTGCTCTTCCGACAGGCCACGGCTTCCGTGTGTTCCTCCCGTCGGCATTGACAATGGAACTCGGTGTAGCGTGCGTGGACACAGACCGGCGCAGGTGCTCACGAACGAATGCTCCCAGCGCAGACCAACTGTCCGGCTGCCGGCGCCGTGTGTGGAGCCGTCCTAGGGTGGAGTCCCCCATCCATTGCTTCTTGCTCCTAGATAGATGGCACCGGCCATACCCTCGCAGCCGTTGACTCCACGCTGCTCCATACCGCCCTGCGTGCCTGTGCTCTATGCCGAACACGGCTCTACAGCAGCGCTCCGCCCCTCCTTTTCCTCGTTGCGCGCAGAGCGCCGCGCGCGTGCCCACGCTGGCCGGCATGATGGCCTGACCTAGGATCTGCCTATGTGGCATGGCCACGTCAGATGCTGGCGTTGATGTGGTGTGTTTTGGATAGTTGGTATGCGACGACAATAGATTTGAGACTCAGATGATCGTTTTTATAGTTTGAGGATCTAGATGAGAATACGGTAAAAGTTTAAGGACCCACCGTACATTTTACTCATAATTATTCTATTGATGAGTGGCACTGATAGTTTGAGGTATCTTAGTTATTTGAAAGAGGATACTTACATAAATAGATTTTTGAAATTTCCACCTTAGCTATTATATAGGTATTTCTACGATGTTGGATAAATCATGAGCCCCACTCATAATGTCACAATTAGAAAATACTACTACATATGCAAATTGTTCCTTGTTTAGGAGAAAATTAGTGCCGGCCAGGAGAAAAGCGCTCAGCTCGGCAATAAATTGGTTCCATGTTCAGAAATATCTAGAAGTAATAAAGAGAGAGAAAATAAATGAAGGtaaaataaatttagaaaaaagAAAGTAAAGgtaaatgaaaaaagaaaggaaTTTATGCCTGGGGGAAACACGAGTGCCAATAAAAGTTGCGTGATGATTCGCGTGTCCCACAAATGAATTTATGCGGCCCACGAAGCGCACATGACGTGATATGGGCCTTCGGCGACAGTTCGACTAGCTAGAGTCCCGCTTATATATTGCTGGGCAACCGTGGACGGGCGGGAAGGGGAGGAGAGTTTCCCGCGCTCAGACGGCCGCCTCTCCATTCCCATTCCCCAAATCCCAATCTAGGGTGTCTTCCGCCCGTGGATCACCTTCCTCATGGCTCCCAAGCGCCGCCGTGCGGATCAGGGTTCGCCGGTgccggcgccacctcctcctttgCGGACGGCAAAACTTCAGCCGGTGGTCGTCTTCGCCCACGGCGCCGGTGCCCCTTCCTCCTCTGACTGGATGGTCCAGTAAGCTGTTTCTGATTTCTCGCCCAAGCGGTCAATCGAATCTTGTCAAACATTCGTTTCCTGTGGAAGCGATGCCTGTATCGTGATGTGCTAAACTGGCGATTTATTCTGCTAGTTGGAAGAAGCTGGTGGAGGACGCATTGGATGCTGTCGACGTAGTGACCTTTGACTACCCATGTCAGTTGATTCAGTATTTCAGTCTACTACTCGTTACCCTTGATTCTTGGATCAAAATTTGTCAGCAAGAGCTAAGTGGTGGCATGGCAAGATAACAATGTGAACTCGCAGATATGTCGGGTGGGAAGCGCAGGGCGCCGCCAAAGGCAGAGAAGCTTGTTGATCACCACCTTGGCATCGTGAAGGATGCTGCTGGCAAGTATCAGGGGCACCCTCTTATTTTGATGGGGAAGTCCATGGGATCGAGGTAGTTTTGGACTTTTGGATGGACAATGTTACTGTTTGTTTCATCATTTGTGCATCTTATTCGCTTAGTTCAACATTTGAATACTTTTACATTGTAATGCTTCAATTCAACACACATGTTGCACTGATACGGATATCTGACAATGGTGTATTCAAAATTGTCAGGGTTAGCTGCATGGTGCCAAGCTCCACTGACATTGATGTTTCTGCTGTTGTATGCTTGGGTTACCCACTAAAGGTTGGTCAGCACATTGTTTTTTTGGTTCCCTTGTACCTGAATTTTATCTTCTATCAGTTAAAACTCTTAATCAACTGTCTAGATTAGGAATGGATTTATATTTCCTCTGTAGTTTTTATTAGGATAAAAAGGTAGTTTCTGTGACTTTATAGTTGCTTTTTCACCTACTATGTTGTAGCGTTATGTGTTGACGTTTTTATTACTTATATTTTTGCTCTAAAAGCATTCCTTGAGATGAGACTACAAAATTCTTTTTGTCCCTCCCTGAACAAGCATGTTTTCTGTTCCTACCTGTCATGGTAATCTGACCTTTTTCATGTGCATTGCTATCCACACTCCTACCAATAGGCTACCACCAGAAACCTGTACTTATCACAATCAAATTataattggaagaatcatttttTTTCCATCTCATCGTGCTTTGTTCGACTTAGGGAGTGAATGGAGCAGTGAGAGATGAGACACTCTTAGAGCTGAAGGTACCAACGATGTTTGTTCAGGTAATGGAATTTCTCTCTTTTTCTAATATTGTAAAGTGAAATGAATAGTAAATTGTTTTTTTTACATTTATTACCAGGGAAGTAAAGATGCCCTGTGCTCCTTAGATAAACTTCAGTCTACTCGCAAGAAGATGACCTGCAAGAATGAACTGCATGTCATTGATGGTGGTGACCACTCTTTTAAGGTTGGCAAAAAGTACCTAGAGTCTAGAGGGTTAAATCAACATGACCTTGAAATGGAAGCTGTTAAAGCAATTTCACAATTTGTCCAGAACTCTTTCACTGAGAACTGTACCTAGCCCGTTTTGTATATTTTCCTTAACACCCTCATGATGACGAAACCTTAATCTTTGGCTTTGAACAAATTTAATATGATAATGTAATCCTTTGGTGTAAGATGCTAGTTCTGATTGACAGTCTGCACCCTGCATTATATGTTCTTTTGACGTCTGTACCCTGCATTATATGTTCTGGAGCAAAAAGGGTATATACTTGATCCAAGTTAAGGCTTATGTCCTGTTGCGTCTGTACAACTGGTTGCTGTAAACACGGTAGACAACCAACTGAAGGATGCCTGTTTCACACCCAACACAGTTTGGTGCCTCTAGGAGAAAATGGGTTGATTAGTACAATGCTGTTGTGCCAAATGAAGGAACAAGACTCACGTGAAAGTGtgattattattttattttaaagtCCTGATTGCATATGATTTTTTTATTGGCAAGAGCAGCTGGGGAGGCCCCTACTTGTAttatttcatttatatatatatggcataatgtttttttttctatttgagAAGATTGCATATGAAGCTATTAACCATGATATAAGGATCCCTTCCtaggtttatatatatataccatcCAGATTACACTGGTTAAGAAGGAAAAGAAGTAGAAAAACATGAACTCCATACTCCTCGTCATTACAAACTTGTTTCTTCAATTGTGGTATTGCAAAAAGGTCTAACTTGTCAGACATTGTGCCTAATAATAAAATCCATGAAGTGCATCACTAGAAACTCTTTTCTTCTAGTTTGTTCCTTGTCTATGTTCATGCATTTCTTTTTGAAGTAATTTGGTATGTGAGAAGTGTTCGTTGAGTACTTGAGTTGTATATTCAATGACTTGCTCTTTTTTTCATTGTAACTTTAAATTCCATTATACCGAGGATGCAACATATTCTTAACTTTAAATTCCATTCTACCGAGGATGCAACATAGCCTCTATATGAGGATTAGTCTCTTTAGAGCAAACACAAGTACACAAGCCAACTCATCTAAGTCATGAGCTACTTTATTATAATCCCTAAGATTAAGCATAAAATCCACTTTGTGAAATTCAAGTCCATCATGTCCTTTAGTTTGCAAATGAGTACACCCACCAAACTAAGATCAGAAGACCATTTTACTAGGTATTTGGTTCACTCATCTTCTAAATCTAGTCTCATTTAGTCACTTTTACTCAAACACTATGATAAAATGGGACTAAAAAGTGCATTAACCAACTAATCATCCAAATGTTGCTAAATGGAACTAAAGTCCACCTTTTAGTCAGGTTGCCTCACATTTTAGTCACTTTATCCAAACACccagtgccggccctaaggggAGGGGCTGAGGGCCCAGACAGGGAGGGGCCCAAGCCCAGGTATATAAACCCACATGCCCTATAGTCCATTAGGCATCAGTAAACTAATGAGAAGAGGGGCAAAGAACTGGCCAGCCGGCCCAAGGAGGCGAGGAACCGCTCCGCAGTGCCGATCGCAGATCGTGACTAGTGAGTTCGCGACGCGCTCACACGCCGGCGCCCGAGTCCCGACGCACACACGCAGAGTCGGACGAGGCGACGAGCCACGCCGTCGAGTCCGAGAACGGTGCACGACGGCGGCGACCAGGACCAGGCAGGGCTCAACGACGACGATATCTTGGTTCTTGCCTTCTTGCGAATTGCGATCAGTTGTTTCAGTTCATGTCCAGGCCCTACGTATTTTTTCCTTGttcatttttaatccaaattaattatttgtatagtattccagacttctggtactttgtactcatatagtcatgtttttcttctaatttaggcatgttaaattaaaaatatattattggatttacTTTCCTTTTACAAGTAAAATTAGCGTCTATATaatataagattttatacatagTCTAGAGGGGCCATCGCGACGAGCTCGCCAGAGGACCCTCAAAATCCTAGACTGGCGCGGCAAACACCATGACTAAAAGGGAGTAAAAGGCCTCTTTTAGTCCACCTAACCAAACAATatgtgactaaagtttaggagctgATTTAGGTGACTAAATTTTAGAAGGTGTGAATTAAACACGCTAGTCACTGCCTGCTTGATCATCAGAGCATCAGATTACACAATCACTCTTCCTGTTTCCAGGCCGTCCCCTGCTGGCCCATATAACGTCATCTGACTTTCTGGGGTCACATGGTCCCATCCTCTTGAGCATATTAGGGCAGCCCAAACGCACCATGTTGCACATCGGCACCAAATGTCCAGCGCAGACTGGTGCCTGCAGAGGTAACAGCAGCCTCATCTAACAAAAAGTTGAGGCAGCTGAGAGTAGGTTGTGAGAGAAGCGGTGTTTTTTTACAAAAATGTGAGGGCACTGAGAGTTTGTGCAAAAAGTGTAAGTAACTTTTTTATTGCAAAAAATTAGCTTGGGTTGTGAGATTGATATTTTCAGTTTTTCACAATGTCTACCTGTTCAGTAACTTTTAGCTGAGGCATAAATTGATGACTGCCCACATTGGGCCTGTTCTTATTGGGCAGAAAGCTCCATCACAACCAAGTTTCAGAAAGTTGTCTGGTGGTCTGCTCCATCTTTTTGTTGCCGGATGTGAACAGTACTCAGCTCTTTCAgatttttcaccacctttgcttCCTTCAGTTGAATGCAATAAGCGAGATCCACTACTTTCCACTTGGCTTCTCAACACGACTGAGAAGAAAGACTATGTGCATCTCGGTTTTGCAACTTTGTCAAAAATAATAATCTCGACTAGTTTGATTTCAATGAAATACATCATCTACCACAAAGTTATCATCAATCATTAACAGAACTGCAAAACACAAAATGTCGGGTTTTCTTCATTTCCTACTAGCGCATTTCCATGTATTTGCAATTTGTGCCAGAACACGAGTAGAACAACCATCCTTGCTCAAAGCATGCGCTGATTGGCCTCTAAGCTCACTTGATCGCTTCCTCAATCTTTCAGCTTCCTCCCCTACCATCGCACGCCGAATCCCATTCGCAACTTCCTCCTTCCTTATAAATCGATCAGCTCCGACCTTTGCCCGGACGGCCACACCAACCTGGACCTCCATCATCGCAGCATTCATGTTTTGCTCAGCGTAAAGTGGCCAAGCAACCATAGGAACGCCGTTCATTACACTCTCCAGCACTGAGTTCCACCCGCAATGCGTGACGAAGCACCCAATGGAAGGATGGCCAAGTATGGCTGTCTGTGGCGCCCAAGACTGGGTCACTATCCCCATCCCTCTAGTCCTCTCCATGAACCCCTCAGGTAAGAAATCCAAGGGAATGTGCTCATCACCTTTTTGAGTCCCGAAGAATGCTCCAATTGTTGAACTTTGGTGTGGTCTCTTGACAACCCAAATGAATCTACACTGACTAAGCTCCAGCCCAAGCGCCAGCTCAGCCGTCTGCTGCCATGTCAGCGTGCCACCACTGCCAAATGATACATACACCACGGAGTCACGTGGCTGCTGGTCTAGCCAGCTCATGCACCTGTGGTCCATGTCCACGCCGGCCGGTCTGGTCCAAACCAATGGCCCAACCGGGTGGAcaggcagctgcagctgcagaccGTCCAGACCCTCGCCCACCGCGGGCTCAAGTTCATTGAACGTGTTCACAAGAATGCCATCGACTCTTGCGGCATCCTTGGCCATGGACAAGAATCCGGCGTACGTGTTGCTGCTCCGGTCGGCGAGCATGGACGTCGGCAGGTCATGAGCATGGATGGGCACGCAGCCGGGGAGGTGGATCGGCTCCGTGGCGTCCCAGTGCTCCCCGGCGCGAGTGGCATCCATCTCGGGGAGGTGCAGGAGCAGGGAAAGCGTCATCCACGGGGACGTGAAGAACATGTAGAGCGGGACGCCCAGCTCCGCCGCGACGTCGCGCGCCACCACGCCGACCATGTCCACCACGAGCGCGACGAGCGGCGCGGCCGCGCCCAGCTCCCGCGCGATCTCCCGGATGCGTGGCACGTTGGAGACGACGGCAAGTTCGACGCGCTCGCGCGTGGGCGCGGAGGGAGGCAGCGCAGCAACTGGCGGCGGTGCCGGCAGCGCGACGAGGTCGATGGCGTCGGGAacggcggcggccacggcgagATACTGCTCCGAGGGCGCGGATGTAGCCGAGGCGAAGAGGAGGGTGGCGGCGAGGCCGTGGTCGGCCACGAGGCGGCGCGCGAGCTCGGCGAAGGGGATGAGGTGACCCATGCACGGGCTGCACAGGAGCAGCACGCGAGGCCGCGCGGCTGTACACGCAGGTGGCTTCCGCTCCTGGAGTTCTCCCATGGCGCGCAGGTGAGATGTGCGGGCTCACGGGAGGAACGgcaaagagagaagagagaggacGAACATGGGAGGAACGGTTTATGTGTCCCACCGCCAGCGGTGGTGCTGCGGCGTCCGGTGACGCTGAGAGCTTGGAGTGGAGAGCCTGCGCAGTTGTGTTGTTCTAGGATTCTTGAAGACTCGGCGGTCATCAACTTTTTAGTTTTTTTCTGCAGAACACGACGGAGAGTGTTGATCCTGCCTGCTAGATCCAACTCATGTTACATCATTGCTTGCGTTATATCACGTGCCAGGGCACTAAGTATTCCACAGCTTCTGTAGATCGATGTGGTTTAGGCTGTGTGTTTAGTggggtgaaatttgggaatttagctatagtaacactttcgtttttatttggcaattagtattcaatcatggactatttaggctcaaaacgttcgtctcgcgatttccaaccaaactgtgcaattagttttttttcgtctatatttaatactccatacacgtatcgcaagattcgatgtgatagctactgtagcactttttgagaaaagttttttaaactaaacaaggccttaataaACTTCCCGTTTCACGACCAAAATAAGTGAGGACTGACGACGGCTTCCAAATTGCATTGAGTGCCACGACACTGCTACCTCCACTTTGATACGCTAGTCCATCAACCAGTGGTTCTATCGATCACCATTAAATGTTAGTTTTAGCCAAAATCAAACTTTTTAGTTTTCACCAAATTTatgtaaaaatagaaaatatattaaGATCTACGATATCAAATcatatattttataatatatataatgAATCTTGTATATGAAAGAATATATTTTCTTCATCATGATTTACCACGCATGATCTATGACAGATGGGTCTTCGTCATGCTACCGTCATAAATACGACTGCTATGGTGAAGATACCTAAAATTTTAACATCAACAGGCCGTCACAGATCCTTAGATTTCTGGTAGTGGTAATATTTCCCTTAACTCTTCGTACACCGAATAAAGGGGTATAAATAGCTCCAACTCCAAAAACTAGCCATGACCCACCGTTACAACGTTTTCTGCGAGCATCGGACTGATTTCGTGAGCATCAGACTAATAGGTGTGTAGTATCACACTAATATGTGCCACTGTTCATTTCAGTTCATAGAGCATCGGACTACACCCTGTTTTCAGCATATCATGCTTTTGTATTTTGGACATAACttttagctccgaactccgatttcgatgatcttagaCTCTCTGAAAAGTTATTGAAAACCTCTACAACTTTGAACGAAGTCATGTCAATTTGAGCAGATCCAAAATCATAAGACAAGTCCAATTCATCCATCTCTTGTCTCGGCTTCAGTGGCTTCAATATTTTGTTTGTGTCTTTGCGTCCAGTCTTCTACTTCTAGGTGCCTTAGACTTCTAGCATGTCTTCTAATATCTTCCTTGAGGTGTTAATCATTCGGACCATCACTTTGCCTTAGTCTAAGTCCACCTTGCATCCATTTGAACTATACATTATATACtagtgtcgatacgggacccatgggataccccacaaggaagggagaagacctagtctaactaggattcttcccatataatcttagtagtagtattattctgtaatcctattaggaactctcattgtaaaccgactatgactctggccttctgactatataaaggagggaggagttcctggaggagaacacaacacaacactttacaatcaatccaacgcaaaggctaacactgactggacgtagggctattactcgatcacggtcgagggcccgaaccaggataaatcgactgtctcttgcgtttaccgtcgagttctgcatacgctgaagcccaaacatactgccccaggtacccccgtggcaggctatcggtggtgaaacatcgacagctggcgcaccaggtaggggctttcggcgaatttgcatccaagagctcgacggaccttaacaacatgatcttctcgacgggattaaccttcatcttcggttcatggatctacgaggtggacgacaacg harbors:
- the LOC136518934 gene encoding uncharacterized protein → MAPKRRRADQGSPVPAPPPPLRTAKLQPVVVFAHGAGAPSSSDWMVHWKKLVEDALDAVDVVTFDYPYMSGGKRRAPPKAEKLVDHHLGIVKDAAGKYQGHPLILMGKSMGSRVSCMVPSSTDIDVSAVVCLGYPLKGVNGAVRDETLLELKVPTMFVQGSKDALCSLDKLQSTRKKMTCKNELHVIDGGDHSFKVGKKYLESRGLNQHDLEMEAVKAISQFVQNSFTENCT
- the LOC136518948 gene encoding hydroquinone glucosyltransferase-like; this translates as MGELQERKPPACTAARPRVLLLCSPCMGHLIPFAELARRLVADHGLAATLLFASATSAPSEQYLAVAAAVPDAIDLVALPAPPPVAALPPSAPTRERVELAVVSNVPRIREIARELGAAAPLVALVVDMVGVVARDVAAELGVPLYMFFTSPWMTLSLLLHLPEMDATRAGEHWDATEPIHLPGCVPIHAHDLPTSMLADRSSNTYAGFLSMAKDAARVDGILVNTFNELEPAVGEGLDGLQLQLPVHPVGPLVWTRPAGVDMDHRCMSWLDQQPRDSVVYVSFGSGGTLTWQQTAELALGLELSQCRFIWVVKRPHQSSTIGAFFGTQKGDEHIPLDFLPEGFMERTRGMGIVTQSWAPQTAILGHPSIGCFVTHCGWNSVLESVMNGVPMVAWPLYAEQNMNAAMMEVQVGVAVRAKVGADRFIRKEEVANGIRRAMVGEEAERLRKRSSELRGQSAHALSKDGCSTRVLAQIANTWKCASRK